A stretch of the Aegilops tauschii subsp. strangulata cultivar AL8/78 chromosome 4, Aet v6.0, whole genome shotgun sequence genome encodes the following:
- the LOC109767731 gene encoding uncharacterized protein, which yields MKNDATSNLPKPKRPPGSFLVFMEDHFRNEFNLKNPNQPAGFASQAGAKQWKQMKDDEKAPFQRKVKELALEYFEKKRCYNNMESQEVNPLPEDVHMHSHEDPQAAPIAGAPPRRLRSRHIPVVPSSSPPPPLIVPVASTTSASSSPQSCRMKTDAAKPNDPNPQMPKRRPGSFLIFMEHFRKEFNLKNPRQPAWVSSQAGAEKWKQMKQDEKTPFQRKARELAVEYFEKKGCYNNPESQGVDPLTPASESVQMHSDKEGALPQVIAL from the exons ATGAAAAACGACGCAACCTCCAATCTTCCCAAGCCAAAAAGGCCTCCAGGCTCATTTCTCGTTTTCAT GGAGGATCATTTCAGGAATGAATTTAATTTGAAGAATCCTAACCAGCCTGCCGGATTTGCAAGTCAAGCAGGAGCCAAGCAGTGGAAGCAGATGAAAGACGAT GAGAAGGCTCCTTTTCAGAGAAAGGTTAAAGAACTCGCTCTTGAGTATTTTGAGAAGAAGCGTTGCTATAATAATATGGAGTCACAG GAAGTTAATCCACTCCCAGAGGACGTGCATATGCACTCACACGAGGACCCACAG GCCGCCCCTATCGCCGGTGCTCCCCCACGCCGTCTCCGTAGCCGCCACATCCCTGTCGTGCCATCCTCATCACCACCGCCTCCCCTGATTGTCCCCGTCGCCTCCACGACTTCGGCGTCCTCTTCTCCCCAGAG TTGCAGGATGAAAACGGACGCAGCAAAGCCGAATGACCCCAATCCACAAATGCCAAAAAGGCGTCCGGGCTCATTTCTTATTTTCAT GGAACATTTCAGAAAGGAATTCAATTTGAAGAATCCTAGGCAGCCTGCCTGGGTTTCAAGTCAAGCAGGAGCCGAAAAGTGGAAGCAAATGAAACAAGAT GAGAAGACTCCTTTTCAGAGAAAGGCTCGAGAGCTCGCTGTCGAGTATTTTGAGAAGAAAGGTTGCTATAACAATCCAGAATCACAG GGAGTTGATCCACTGACGCCAGCCTCAGAGAGCGTGCAGATGCACTCAGATAAGGAGGGTGCACTGCCACAGGTAATAGCACTCTGA